Proteins found in one Salminus brasiliensis chromosome 13, fSalBra1.hap2, whole genome shotgun sequence genomic segment:
- the LOC140575072 gene encoding phosphatidylinositol phosphatase PTPRQ, which yields MAVPSSPPQFLRAKKLSDNQVELSWQPPREANSEILYYIVRVWNLSSEFIANITVTSVVVSVDGPGRYNASVTSWTRLGDGGILIYITFSTSESVPSDPPQNVSYSDLSTRTVRLSWRPPAEPNGVIQFYTIFYSDNITLSTQQVPGSVQWAVLAGLRAGQEYRVWLSSSTSLGDGGVGSTPLNFTTLEDGQSPHTDGAGQQLCTAFPSSFIPPVPKKITLKH from the exons ATGGCAGTACCAAGCTCCCCCCCGCAGTTCTTGCGTGCCAAGAAGTTGTCAGATAACCAAGTAGAGTTGTCATGGCAACCGCCTCGGGAGGCCAACTCTGAAATCCTGTACTACATCGTACGAGTGTG gaacCTGAGCTCTGAGTTTATAGCCAATATAACTGTAACATCAGTGGTGGTAAGCGTGGATGGGCCCGGCCGGTATAACGCCTCTGTGACCAGCTGGACCCGTCTTGGAGATGGGGGTATCCTGATCTACATCACCTTCAGCACATCAGAGTCTG TGCCATCTGACCCTCCCCAGAATGTGTCATACTCAGATCTGTCCACCAGAACAGTGAGACTGAGTTGGAGACCCCCAGCCGAGCCCAATGGTGTCATACAGTTCTACACCATCTTCTACAGTGACAACATCACTCTTTCTACTCAG CAAGTTCCAGGTTCAGTGCAGTGGGCAGTGCTGGCTGGGCTGAGAGCTGGACAGGAGTACAGGGTGTGGCTGAGCTCTAGCACCTCCCTGGGTGACGGGGGGGTGGGCAGCACTCCCCTTAACTTCACCACCCTGGAGGACGGTCAGTCTCCTCACACAGACGGGGCAGGACAGCAGCTCTGCACCGCTTTTCCAAGCTCTTTCATCCCCCCCGTTCCCAAGAAAATCACACTaaaacactaa